A section of the Engystomops pustulosus chromosome 3, aEngPut4.maternal, whole genome shotgun sequence genome encodes:
- the TNK2 gene encoding activated CDC42 kinase 1 isoform X6 — protein MLERLGSSMQADEGSEWLLELLSEVQLQQYFLRIRDDLNITRLSHFDYVKNEDLEKIGMGRPGQRRLWEAVKRRKAMCKRKSWMSKVFSGKRPDSEFAPLPQSTFRKPPSPPPPEGQQALTCLISEKDISLFEKLGDGSFGVVRRGEWNTPTGKLFNVAVKCLKTDVLNQPDALDDFIREVNAMHSLDHVNLIRLYGVVLTHPMKMVTELAPLGSLLDRLRKNLGHFLISTLCHYAIQIANGMAYLESKRFIHRDLAARNILLSSNDLVKIGDFGLMRALPKNDDHYVMQEHRKVPFAWCAPESLKTRTFSHASDTWMFGVTLWEMFTYGQEPWIGLNGSQILHKIDKEGERLSRPEDSPQDIYNVMLQCWAHKPEDRPTFVALRDFLIEAQPTDMRALQDFQEPDKLHIEMNDVITVIEGRAENYWWRGQNKRTLKVGQFPRNTVTSVAGLSAHDISRPLKNSFIHTGHGDSVPAHCWGFPDRIDELYLGNPMDPPDILGLDQGSAKPTQLPGRAKREPPPRPPQPAALVKSKCHPTFFSAPCSCLLCTLVHSLSQEPTYNPVNGEDDPLSSGIKKLSLKKTSTKGLKLVKPSARVAGTKVSDRHLLGIKSCSFSSGDVALIDFGEDTSPISPDFVSPLAEKTAPSLAKLAMDAFSLLDKTPPQSPQRSLPRPLHPTPVVDWDTKPLPAPPAYDEVAQDEDDYEVYTINSPDVLASREKVTMNLLQKAREKGETNYGYVQENEKGQVKIRVEDNLFLPPKDTKQPNSSQTSELFEELQQECMKKLNVPLSSSLASTPSPSSSVANISVTLSEDKPRIPPRVPIPPRPVKRSEHERWSGELSPAFGAPLLPPRDPLSQPTSRTPSPMAFHVGSPQQRSNLCSPMCVGLSTSPGKPMPTTQSFASDPKYATPKVIQAQGKDHCKGPCILPIVKDGKKVSNTHYYLLPERPSYLDKYEKFFKEARSPEETSASKNITTATVRPMMQQIDGKANFSSNNSNCSSKNTVKTSCSLQKIVYDGPDNFRPTDKIRLVQDMVHGVTTEECQTALQNHGWNVQKAIQYLKVEQLFCLGLKTRVECHKVLETFDWNLETASSHLLESYNSSQQKR, from the exons AGGTTGGGCAGTAGCATGCAGGCAGATGAGGGCTCAGAATGGCTTCTGGAGCTCTTGAGTGAGGTGCAGCTGCAGCAGTATTTCCTGCGCATACGTGATGATCTGAACATCACGCGTCTTTCCCACTTTGATTACGTCAAGAATGAAGATCTGGAAAAAATCGGCATGGGCCGGCCCG GCCAGAGGCGTCTCTGGGAGGCAGTAAAGAGAAGGAAAGCAATGTGCAAACGGAAGTCCTGGATGAGCAAG GTTTTTAGTGGAAAGCGCCCAGATTCAGAATTTGCTCCTCTACCCCAGAGTACTTTTCGTAAACCTCCCAGCCCACCGCCTCCGGAAGGTCAGCAGGCCCTGACTTGTCTCATCAGCGAAAAGGACATTTCTTTGTTTGAGAAACTTGGGGATGGCTCTTTCGGTGTGGTTAGAAGAGGCGAGTGGAACACACctactggaaagctg TTTAATGTCGCTGTGAAGTGCTTGAAGACAGATGTGCTTAATCAGCCCGATGCCTTGGATGATTTTATTAGAGAGGTCAATGCTATGCATTCTCTTGACCATGTCAATCTCATAAGGCTTTATGGAGTGGTCCTTACACATCCTATGAAGATG GTTACAGAACTTGCTCCATTGGGCTCTCTTCTGGACCGTTTGCGTAAGAATTTGGGTCACTTTCTTATTTCCACACTCTGTCACTATGCTATACAGATTGCTAATGGCATGGCCTACCTGGAATCCAAGCGTTTTATCCATCGGGATCTTGCAGCCAGAAATATTTTACTTTCTTCAAATGACCTGGTCAAGATTGGTGATTTCGGTCTTATGAGAGCGCTGCCGAAAAATGACGATCACTATGTCATGCAGGAGCATCGCAAAGTACCCTTTGCTTG GTGTGCTCCAGAGAGCCTAAAGACTCGGACATTTTCCCATGCAAGTGACACTTGGATGTTTGGGGTGACTCTCTGGGAGATGTTTACTTATGGGCAGGAACCTTGGATTGGCCTAAATGGCAGTCAG ATCCTGCATAAGATTGATAAAGAGGGTGAGCGGCTATCACGACCAGAAGACAGCCCACAAGACATTTATAATGTCATGTTGCAATGTTGGGCTCACAAACCTGAAGACAGGCCAACTTTTGTAGCACTGAGAGACTTTCTTATAGAG GCACAGCCGACAGATATGAGAGCTCTGCAAGATTTCCAAGAGCCAGACAAGTTGCACATTGAGATGAATGATGTCATTACTGTCATCGAGGGCAG GGCTGAGAATTACTGGTGGAGAGGGCAGAACAAACGGACATTGAAAGTTGGCCAGTTTCCACGGAATACAGTGACATCTGTAGCTGGACTGTCTGCTCATGATATAAGCCGACCTCTAAAGAACAGCTTCATCCACACGGGTCATGGAGACTCTGTGCCTGCTCATTGCTGGGGCTTCCCTGACCGGATTGATGA GCTGTACTTGGGAAATCCCATGGACCCACCTGATATTTTGGGACTAGACCAAGGATCTGCTAAACCAACCCAACTTCCTGGGAGGGCAAAGA GGGAGCCTCCGCCTCGCCCTCCTCAACCTGCTGCCCTGGTTAAGAGTAAGTGTCATCCCACCTTCTTCAGTGCACCTTGCTCCTGCCTACTTTGTACTCTTGTGCACTCTCTCTCTCAAG AGCCAACCTATAATCCTGTGAACGGCGAGGACGACCCTCTGTCATCTGGAATTAAGAAGCTATCCCTCAAAAAGACCAGTACTAAAGGACTTAAATTGGTCAAACCTTCTGCAAGGGTGGCTGGCACCAAAGTGTCTGACCGTCATCTTCTCGGAATTAAAAGTTGCAGCTTTTCCTCTGGAGATGTGGCATTGATAGATTTTGGAGAAGATACTAGTCCTATAAGCCCAGACTTTGTCTCTCCCTTAGCTGAAAAGACTGCTCCTTCTTTAGCTAAATTAGCTATGGATGCCTTCTCATTGCTTGATAAAACTCCTCCCCAGAGTCCCCAGCGCTCGCTCCCCCGTCCTCTTCACCCAACACCTGTAGTTGATTGGGATACAAAACCCctaccagctcctcctgcttatgATGAGGTGGCACAAGATGAAGATGATTATGAAGTATATACCATTAATAGTCCTGATGTTCTGGCAAGCAGAGAAAAGGTCACAATGAACCTTCTTCAGAAGGCTAGAGAAAAAGGAGAAACCAATTATGGATATGTACAAGAAAATGAGAAAGGCCAAGTTAAGATCAGAGTAGAGGACAATCTGTTCCTGCCGCCAAAGGACACAAAACAGCCCAATTCTTCTCAAACCTCTGAACTTTTCGAGGAGCTCCAACAAGAATGCATGAAGAAGCTAAATGttcccctttcctcctcacttgCATCAACTCCTAGCCCGAGCTCATCTGTTGCAAATATTAGTGTGACTCTGTCAGAGGACAAACCTCGTATACCACCCCGCGTTCCCATCCCCCCAAGACCAGTTAAACGCAGTGAACATGAACGTTGGTCTGGAGAGCTGTCTCCAGCttttggggcacctttacttCCACCACGAGACCCATTGTCTCAGCCCACATCTAGGACTCCTAGCCCTATGGCTTTTCATGTGGGCTCACCACAGCAGAGATCCAACCTCTGTTCTCCTATGTGTGTTGGGCTTTCAACCTCTCCGGGAAAACCTATGCCCACCACCCAAAGCTTTGCATCAGACCCTAAGTATGCAACCCCCAAGGTTATACAAGCACAGGGTAAAGATCATTGTAAAGGTCCTTGCATCTTGCCTATTGTAAAAGATGGTAAGAAGGTTAGCAATACTCATTACTACCTTCTACCTGAGAGACCATCATACTTGGACAAATATGAGAAGTTTTTCAAAGAAGCTCGAAGTCCAGAAGAGACTTCAGCAAGCAAAAATATTACTACAGCTACTGTTAGGCCGATGATGCAGCAGATTGATGGTAAAGCAAACTTTTCATCTAATAACAGCAACTGTTCATCCAAGAATACTGTGAAGACATCTTGTAGTTTGCAAAAAATTGTTTACGATGGCCCAGATAATTTCAGGCCCACAGATAAAATCCGTCTG GTTCAGGACATGGTTCATGGAGTGACCACAGAAGAATGCCAGACAGCTCTGCAGAACCATGGCTGGAATGTACAGAAAGCGATCCAGTATCTAAAG
- the TNK2 gene encoding activated CDC42 kinase 1 isoform X3 — protein MTDCPFIVYQENMGEKADYQRLPSKEITEENERLGSSMQADEGSEWLLELLSEVQLQQYFLRIRDDLNITRLSHFDYVKNEDLEKIGMGRPGQRRLWEAVKRRKAMCKRKSWMSKVFSGKRPDSEFAPLPQSTFRKPPSPPPPEGQQALTCLISEKDISLFEKLGDGSFGVVRRGEWNTPTGKLFNVAVKCLKTDVLNQPDALDDFIREVNAMHSLDHVNLIRLYGVVLTHPMKMVTELAPLGSLLDRLRKNLGHFLISTLCHYAIQIANGMAYLESKRFIHRDLAARNILLSSNDLVKIGDFGLMRALPKNDDHYVMQEHRKVPFAWCAPESLKTRTFSHASDTWMFGVTLWEMFTYGQEPWIGLNGSQILHKIDKEGERLSRPEDSPQDIYNVMLQCWAHKPEDRPTFVALRDFLIEAQPTDMRALQDFQEPDKLHIEMNDVITVIEGRAENYWWRGQNKRTLKVGQFPRNTVTSVAGLSAHDISRPLKNSFIHTGHGDSVPAHCWGFPDRIDELYLGNPMDPPDILGLDQGSAKPTQLPGRAKREPPPRPPQPAALVKSKCHPTFFSAPCSCLLCTLVHSLSQEPTYNPVNGEDDPLSSGIKKLSLKKTSTKGLKLVKPSARVAGTKVSDRHLLGIKSCSFSSGDVALIDFGEDTSPISPDFVSPLAEKTAPSLAKLAMDAFSLLDKTPPQSPQRSLPRPLHPTPVVDWDTKPLPAPPAYDEVAQDEDDYEVYTINSPDVLASREKVTMNLLQKAREKGETNYGYVQENEKGQVKIRVEDNLFLPPKDTKQPNSSQTSELFEELQQECMKKLNVPLSSSLASTPSPSSSVANISVTLSEDKPRIPPRVPIPPRPVKRSEHERWSGELSPAFGAPLLPPRDPLSQPTSRTPSPMAFHVGSPQQRSNLCSPMCVGLSTSPGKPMPTTQSFASDPKYATPKVIQAQGKDHCKGPCILPIVKDGKKVSNTHYYLLPERPSYLDKYEKFFKEARSPEETSASKNITTATVRPMMQQIDGKANFSSNNSNCSSKNTVKTSCSLQKIVYDGPDNFRPTDKIRLVQDMVHGVTTEECQTALQNHGWNVQKAIQYLKVEQLFCLGLKTRVECHKVLETFDWNLETASSHLLESYNSSQQKR, from the exons AGGTTGGGCAGTAGCATGCAGGCAGATGAGGGCTCAGAATGGCTTCTGGAGCTCTTGAGTGAGGTGCAGCTGCAGCAGTATTTCCTGCGCATACGTGATGATCTGAACATCACGCGTCTTTCCCACTTTGATTACGTCAAGAATGAAGATCTGGAAAAAATCGGCATGGGCCGGCCCG GCCAGAGGCGTCTCTGGGAGGCAGTAAAGAGAAGGAAAGCAATGTGCAAACGGAAGTCCTGGATGAGCAAG GTTTTTAGTGGAAAGCGCCCAGATTCAGAATTTGCTCCTCTACCCCAGAGTACTTTTCGTAAACCTCCCAGCCCACCGCCTCCGGAAGGTCAGCAGGCCCTGACTTGTCTCATCAGCGAAAAGGACATTTCTTTGTTTGAGAAACTTGGGGATGGCTCTTTCGGTGTGGTTAGAAGAGGCGAGTGGAACACACctactggaaagctg TTTAATGTCGCTGTGAAGTGCTTGAAGACAGATGTGCTTAATCAGCCCGATGCCTTGGATGATTTTATTAGAGAGGTCAATGCTATGCATTCTCTTGACCATGTCAATCTCATAAGGCTTTATGGAGTGGTCCTTACACATCCTATGAAGATG GTTACAGAACTTGCTCCATTGGGCTCTCTTCTGGACCGTTTGCGTAAGAATTTGGGTCACTTTCTTATTTCCACACTCTGTCACTATGCTATACAGATTGCTAATGGCATGGCCTACCTGGAATCCAAGCGTTTTATCCATCGGGATCTTGCAGCCAGAAATATTTTACTTTCTTCAAATGACCTGGTCAAGATTGGTGATTTCGGTCTTATGAGAGCGCTGCCGAAAAATGACGATCACTATGTCATGCAGGAGCATCGCAAAGTACCCTTTGCTTG GTGTGCTCCAGAGAGCCTAAAGACTCGGACATTTTCCCATGCAAGTGACACTTGGATGTTTGGGGTGACTCTCTGGGAGATGTTTACTTATGGGCAGGAACCTTGGATTGGCCTAAATGGCAGTCAG ATCCTGCATAAGATTGATAAAGAGGGTGAGCGGCTATCACGACCAGAAGACAGCCCACAAGACATTTATAATGTCATGTTGCAATGTTGGGCTCACAAACCTGAAGACAGGCCAACTTTTGTAGCACTGAGAGACTTTCTTATAGAG GCACAGCCGACAGATATGAGAGCTCTGCAAGATTTCCAAGAGCCAGACAAGTTGCACATTGAGATGAATGATGTCATTACTGTCATCGAGGGCAG GGCTGAGAATTACTGGTGGAGAGGGCAGAACAAACGGACATTGAAAGTTGGCCAGTTTCCACGGAATACAGTGACATCTGTAGCTGGACTGTCTGCTCATGATATAAGCCGACCTCTAAAGAACAGCTTCATCCACACGGGTCATGGAGACTCTGTGCCTGCTCATTGCTGGGGCTTCCCTGACCGGATTGATGA GCTGTACTTGGGAAATCCCATGGACCCACCTGATATTTTGGGACTAGACCAAGGATCTGCTAAACCAACCCAACTTCCTGGGAGGGCAAAGA GGGAGCCTCCGCCTCGCCCTCCTCAACCTGCTGCCCTGGTTAAGAGTAAGTGTCATCCCACCTTCTTCAGTGCACCTTGCTCCTGCCTACTTTGTACTCTTGTGCACTCTCTCTCTCAAG AGCCAACCTATAATCCTGTGAACGGCGAGGACGACCCTCTGTCATCTGGAATTAAGAAGCTATCCCTCAAAAAGACCAGTACTAAAGGACTTAAATTGGTCAAACCTTCTGCAAGGGTGGCTGGCACCAAAGTGTCTGACCGTCATCTTCTCGGAATTAAAAGTTGCAGCTTTTCCTCTGGAGATGTGGCATTGATAGATTTTGGAGAAGATACTAGTCCTATAAGCCCAGACTTTGTCTCTCCCTTAGCTGAAAAGACTGCTCCTTCTTTAGCTAAATTAGCTATGGATGCCTTCTCATTGCTTGATAAAACTCCTCCCCAGAGTCCCCAGCGCTCGCTCCCCCGTCCTCTTCACCCAACACCTGTAGTTGATTGGGATACAAAACCCctaccagctcctcctgcttatgATGAGGTGGCACAAGATGAAGATGATTATGAAGTATATACCATTAATAGTCCTGATGTTCTGGCAAGCAGAGAAAAGGTCACAATGAACCTTCTTCAGAAGGCTAGAGAAAAAGGAGAAACCAATTATGGATATGTACAAGAAAATGAGAAAGGCCAAGTTAAGATCAGAGTAGAGGACAATCTGTTCCTGCCGCCAAAGGACACAAAACAGCCCAATTCTTCTCAAACCTCTGAACTTTTCGAGGAGCTCCAACAAGAATGCATGAAGAAGCTAAATGttcccctttcctcctcacttgCATCAACTCCTAGCCCGAGCTCATCTGTTGCAAATATTAGTGTGACTCTGTCAGAGGACAAACCTCGTATACCACCCCGCGTTCCCATCCCCCCAAGACCAGTTAAACGCAGTGAACATGAACGTTGGTCTGGAGAGCTGTCTCCAGCttttggggcacctttacttCCACCACGAGACCCATTGTCTCAGCCCACATCTAGGACTCCTAGCCCTATGGCTTTTCATGTGGGCTCACCACAGCAGAGATCCAACCTCTGTTCTCCTATGTGTGTTGGGCTTTCAACCTCTCCGGGAAAACCTATGCCCACCACCCAAAGCTTTGCATCAGACCCTAAGTATGCAACCCCCAAGGTTATACAAGCACAGGGTAAAGATCATTGTAAAGGTCCTTGCATCTTGCCTATTGTAAAAGATGGTAAGAAGGTTAGCAATACTCATTACTACCTTCTACCTGAGAGACCATCATACTTGGACAAATATGAGAAGTTTTTCAAAGAAGCTCGAAGTCCAGAAGAGACTTCAGCAAGCAAAAATATTACTACAGCTACTGTTAGGCCGATGATGCAGCAGATTGATGGTAAAGCAAACTTTTCATCTAATAACAGCAACTGTTCATCCAAGAATACTGTGAAGACATCTTGTAGTTTGCAAAAAATTGTTTACGATGGCCCAGATAATTTCAGGCCCACAGATAAAATCCGTCTG GTTCAGGACATGGTTCATGGAGTGACCACAGAAGAATGCCAGACAGCTCTGCAGAACCATGGCTGGAATGTACAGAAAGCGATCCAGTATCTAAAG
- the TNK2 gene encoding activated CDC42 kinase 1 isoform X5: MNDWNRGGERDVIRLGSSMQADEGSEWLLELLSEVQLQQYFLRIRDDLNITRLSHFDYVKNEDLEKIGMGRPGQRRLWEAVKRRKAMCKRKSWMSKVFSGKRPDSEFAPLPQSTFRKPPSPPPPEGQQALTCLISEKDISLFEKLGDGSFGVVRRGEWNTPTGKLFNVAVKCLKTDVLNQPDALDDFIREVNAMHSLDHVNLIRLYGVVLTHPMKMVTELAPLGSLLDRLRKNLGHFLISTLCHYAIQIANGMAYLESKRFIHRDLAARNILLSSNDLVKIGDFGLMRALPKNDDHYVMQEHRKVPFAWCAPESLKTRTFSHASDTWMFGVTLWEMFTYGQEPWIGLNGSQILHKIDKEGERLSRPEDSPQDIYNVMLQCWAHKPEDRPTFVALRDFLIEAQPTDMRALQDFQEPDKLHIEMNDVITVIEGRAENYWWRGQNKRTLKVGQFPRNTVTSVAGLSAHDISRPLKNSFIHTGHGDSVPAHCWGFPDRIDELYLGNPMDPPDILGLDQGSAKPTQLPGRAKREPPPRPPQPAALVKSKCHPTFFSAPCSCLLCTLVHSLSQEPTYNPVNGEDDPLSSGIKKLSLKKTSTKGLKLVKPSARVAGTKVSDRHLLGIKSCSFSSGDVALIDFGEDTSPISPDFVSPLAEKTAPSLAKLAMDAFSLLDKTPPQSPQRSLPRPLHPTPVVDWDTKPLPAPPAYDEVAQDEDDYEVYTINSPDVLASREKVTMNLLQKAREKGETNYGYVQENEKGQVKIRVEDNLFLPPKDTKQPNSSQTSELFEELQQECMKKLNVPLSSSLASTPSPSSSVANISVTLSEDKPRIPPRVPIPPRPVKRSEHERWSGELSPAFGAPLLPPRDPLSQPTSRTPSPMAFHVGSPQQRSNLCSPMCVGLSTSPGKPMPTTQSFASDPKYATPKVIQAQGKDHCKGPCILPIVKDGKKVSNTHYYLLPERPSYLDKYEKFFKEARSPEETSASKNITTATVRPMMQQIDGKANFSSNNSNCSSKNTVKTSCSLQKIVYDGPDNFRPTDKIRLVQDMVHGVTTEECQTALQNHGWNVQKAIQYLKVEQLFCLGLKTRVECHKVLETFDWNLETASSHLLESYNSSQQKR, from the exons AGGTTGGGCAGTAGCATGCAGGCAGATGAGGGCTCAGAATGGCTTCTGGAGCTCTTGAGTGAGGTGCAGCTGCAGCAGTATTTCCTGCGCATACGTGATGATCTGAACATCACGCGTCTTTCCCACTTTGATTACGTCAAGAATGAAGATCTGGAAAAAATCGGCATGGGCCGGCCCG GCCAGAGGCGTCTCTGGGAGGCAGTAAAGAGAAGGAAAGCAATGTGCAAACGGAAGTCCTGGATGAGCAAG GTTTTTAGTGGAAAGCGCCCAGATTCAGAATTTGCTCCTCTACCCCAGAGTACTTTTCGTAAACCTCCCAGCCCACCGCCTCCGGAAGGTCAGCAGGCCCTGACTTGTCTCATCAGCGAAAAGGACATTTCTTTGTTTGAGAAACTTGGGGATGGCTCTTTCGGTGTGGTTAGAAGAGGCGAGTGGAACACACctactggaaagctg TTTAATGTCGCTGTGAAGTGCTTGAAGACAGATGTGCTTAATCAGCCCGATGCCTTGGATGATTTTATTAGAGAGGTCAATGCTATGCATTCTCTTGACCATGTCAATCTCATAAGGCTTTATGGAGTGGTCCTTACACATCCTATGAAGATG GTTACAGAACTTGCTCCATTGGGCTCTCTTCTGGACCGTTTGCGTAAGAATTTGGGTCACTTTCTTATTTCCACACTCTGTCACTATGCTATACAGATTGCTAATGGCATGGCCTACCTGGAATCCAAGCGTTTTATCCATCGGGATCTTGCAGCCAGAAATATTTTACTTTCTTCAAATGACCTGGTCAAGATTGGTGATTTCGGTCTTATGAGAGCGCTGCCGAAAAATGACGATCACTATGTCATGCAGGAGCATCGCAAAGTACCCTTTGCTTG GTGTGCTCCAGAGAGCCTAAAGACTCGGACATTTTCCCATGCAAGTGACACTTGGATGTTTGGGGTGACTCTCTGGGAGATGTTTACTTATGGGCAGGAACCTTGGATTGGCCTAAATGGCAGTCAG ATCCTGCATAAGATTGATAAAGAGGGTGAGCGGCTATCACGACCAGAAGACAGCCCACAAGACATTTATAATGTCATGTTGCAATGTTGGGCTCACAAACCTGAAGACAGGCCAACTTTTGTAGCACTGAGAGACTTTCTTATAGAG GCACAGCCGACAGATATGAGAGCTCTGCAAGATTTCCAAGAGCCAGACAAGTTGCACATTGAGATGAATGATGTCATTACTGTCATCGAGGGCAG GGCTGAGAATTACTGGTGGAGAGGGCAGAACAAACGGACATTGAAAGTTGGCCAGTTTCCACGGAATACAGTGACATCTGTAGCTGGACTGTCTGCTCATGATATAAGCCGACCTCTAAAGAACAGCTTCATCCACACGGGTCATGGAGACTCTGTGCCTGCTCATTGCTGGGGCTTCCCTGACCGGATTGATGA GCTGTACTTGGGAAATCCCATGGACCCACCTGATATTTTGGGACTAGACCAAGGATCTGCTAAACCAACCCAACTTCCTGGGAGGGCAAAGA GGGAGCCTCCGCCTCGCCCTCCTCAACCTGCTGCCCTGGTTAAGAGTAAGTGTCATCCCACCTTCTTCAGTGCACCTTGCTCCTGCCTACTTTGTACTCTTGTGCACTCTCTCTCTCAAG AGCCAACCTATAATCCTGTGAACGGCGAGGACGACCCTCTGTCATCTGGAATTAAGAAGCTATCCCTCAAAAAGACCAGTACTAAAGGACTTAAATTGGTCAAACCTTCTGCAAGGGTGGCTGGCACCAAAGTGTCTGACCGTCATCTTCTCGGAATTAAAAGTTGCAGCTTTTCCTCTGGAGATGTGGCATTGATAGATTTTGGAGAAGATACTAGTCCTATAAGCCCAGACTTTGTCTCTCCCTTAGCTGAAAAGACTGCTCCTTCTTTAGCTAAATTAGCTATGGATGCCTTCTCATTGCTTGATAAAACTCCTCCCCAGAGTCCCCAGCGCTCGCTCCCCCGTCCTCTTCACCCAACACCTGTAGTTGATTGGGATACAAAACCCctaccagctcctcctgcttatgATGAGGTGGCACAAGATGAAGATGATTATGAAGTATATACCATTAATAGTCCTGATGTTCTGGCAAGCAGAGAAAAGGTCACAATGAACCTTCTTCAGAAGGCTAGAGAAAAAGGAGAAACCAATTATGGATATGTACAAGAAAATGAGAAAGGCCAAGTTAAGATCAGAGTAGAGGACAATCTGTTCCTGCCGCCAAAGGACACAAAACAGCCCAATTCTTCTCAAACCTCTGAACTTTTCGAGGAGCTCCAACAAGAATGCATGAAGAAGCTAAATGttcccctttcctcctcacttgCATCAACTCCTAGCCCGAGCTCATCTGTTGCAAATATTAGTGTGACTCTGTCAGAGGACAAACCTCGTATACCACCCCGCGTTCCCATCCCCCCAAGACCAGTTAAACGCAGTGAACATGAACGTTGGTCTGGAGAGCTGTCTCCAGCttttggggcacctttacttCCACCACGAGACCCATTGTCTCAGCCCACATCTAGGACTCCTAGCCCTATGGCTTTTCATGTGGGCTCACCACAGCAGAGATCCAACCTCTGTTCTCCTATGTGTGTTGGGCTTTCAACCTCTCCGGGAAAACCTATGCCCACCACCCAAAGCTTTGCATCAGACCCTAAGTATGCAACCCCCAAGGTTATACAAGCACAGGGTAAAGATCATTGTAAAGGTCCTTGCATCTTGCCTATTGTAAAAGATGGTAAGAAGGTTAGCAATACTCATTACTACCTTCTACCTGAGAGACCATCATACTTGGACAAATATGAGAAGTTTTTCAAAGAAGCTCGAAGTCCAGAAGAGACTTCAGCAAGCAAAAATATTACTACAGCTACTGTTAGGCCGATGATGCAGCAGATTGATGGTAAAGCAAACTTTTCATCTAATAACAGCAACTGTTCATCCAAGAATACTGTGAAGACATCTTGTAGTTTGCAAAAAATTGTTTACGATGGCCCAGATAATTTCAGGCCCACAGATAAAATCCGTCTG GTTCAGGACATGGTTCATGGAGTGACCACAGAAGAATGCCAGACAGCTCTGCAGAACCATGGCTGGAATGTACAGAAAGCGATCCAGTATCTAAAG